In Citrobacter sp. RHB25-C09, the following proteins share a genomic window:
- a CDS encoding GNAT family N-acetyltransferase has translation MNVVASLTLRRLTINDNQAIAAVIRQVSAEYGLTADKGYTVADPNLDELYQLYSQPGHAYWVVEHNGAVVGGGGIAPLSCSEPDICELQKMYFLPTIRGQGLAKKLALMALDHARELGFKRCYLETTAFLREAIGLYEHLGFEHISEPLGCTGHVDCEVRMLKPL, from the coding sequence ATGAATGTAGTCGCGTCTCTCACGTTACGTCGTCTGACGATTAACGATAACCAGGCTATCGCCGCGGTTATTCGTCAGGTTTCCGCCGAATATGGTCTCACCGCAGATAAAGGCTATACCGTTGCCGATCCGAATCTGGACGAACTGTATCAGCTTTACTCTCAGCCCGGTCACGCCTATTGGGTCGTGGAGCACAATGGCGCAGTCGTGGGCGGCGGCGGCATTGCCCCGTTATCCTGTAGCGAACCGGATATTTGTGAACTGCAAAAAATGTACTTTTTGCCGACCATACGCGGCCAGGGGCTGGCGAAGAAGCTGGCGCTGATGGCGTTGGATCACGCCCGCGAGCTGGGATTTAAACGCTGCTATCTGGAAACAACTGCGTTTCTCCGCGAGGCGATTGGTCTGTACGAACATTTAGGATTTGAGCATATCAGCGAGCCGTTAGGCTGCACCGGGCACGTCGACTGCGAAGTGCGGATGCTCAAACCCCTGTAA
- the pyrI gene encoding aspartate carbamoyltransferase regulatory subunit: protein MTHDNKLQVEAIKRGTVIDHIPAQIGFKLLTLFKLTETDQRITIGLNLPSGEMGRKDLIKIENTFLTAEQVNQLSLYAPQATVNRIDNYEVVGKSRPSLPDRIDSVLVCPNSNCISHAEPVSSSFAVKKRADDIALKCKYCEKEFSHYVVLAN from the coding sequence ATGACACACGATAATAAACTGCAGGTTGAAGCGATCAAACGCGGTACCGTAATCGACCACATTCCCGCCCAGATCGGTTTTAAATTGCTGACCCTGTTCAAGCTGACCGAAACAGATCAGCGCATCACCATCGGCCTGAATTTACCTTCCGGCGAAATGGGCCGCAAAGACCTGATCAAAATCGAGAATACCTTCCTGACCGCCGAGCAGGTTAACCAGCTTTCTCTGTACGCTCCGCAGGCCACCGTGAACCGTATCGATAATTACGAAGTGGTTGGTAAATCACGCCCAAGCCTGCCGGATCGCATCGACAGCGTACTGGTCTGCCCGAACAGCAATTGCATCAGCCATGCTGAGCCCGTTTCATCCAGTTTTGCAGTGAAAAAGCGCGCGGATGATATCGCGCTCAAATGTAAATACTGTGAAAAAGAGTTTTCTCATTATGTGGTGCTGGCCAACTAA
- the rraB gene encoding ribonuclease E inhibitor RraB, with amino-acid sequence MANPELLEEQREETRLIIEELLDDGSDPDALYTIEHHLSADDFETLEKAAVEAFKLGYEVTEPEELEVEEGDTVICCDILSECALNAELIDAQVEQLMNLAEKYEVEYDGWGTYFEDPNGEEGEDGEDEDYIDDEDDGVRH; translated from the coding sequence ATGGCAAACCCGGAACTACTGGAAGAGCAGCGTGAAGAGACGCGCCTGATTATTGAAGAATTACTGGATGATGGCAGCGACCCGGACGCGCTGTATACCATCGAGCACCATCTTTCCGCAGACGATTTCGAAACCCTGGAAAAAGCCGCGGTAGAAGCTTTCAAGCTCGGCTATGAAGTCACCGAGCCGGAAGAGCTGGAAGTGGAAGAAGGTGACACGGTGATTTGCTGTGACATCCTTAGCGAATGCGCGCTGAATGCTGAACTGATCGACGCTCAGGTTGAACAACTGATGAACCTGGCAGAGAAGTATGAGGTCGAATACGACGGCTGGGGCACCTACTTTGAAGATCCGAACGGCGAAGAAGGTGAAGACGGCGAAGATGAAGACTACATCGACGACGAAGACGACGGCGTGCGTCACTAA
- the gbpA gene encoding N-acetylglucosamine-binding protein GbpA has product MKLSKIALAMATLTVASSAFAHGYIESPASRAYMCKLGQNIDCGTVQYEPQSVEKTSGFPTGALPPDGQLASAGIANYSQLDKQSLNAWTKNPMTAGPHQFVWHHTAPHKTTNWRYYITKQNWDPNKPLTRDQFELTPFCTINGNNQAPAVTQSMNCNVPERTGYQVIYGVWEIADTTNSFYQAIDVDFGNGGNVTPDETPAVVSQWSKTLSGSIAGNNLNAGDKVIARFFDANGEVTSLRTEMTIASAAQGDANQWSYDMAQLINNTHSDVRVGVKDEGGEIAPVHGANSVFVKDGSTLQSVAISYEEQKAAVNETIAVSNMQYSKIENGNATVTFHVNTQGDVNFEARVMNHHGAEKGYLKQDMNNANQDVTLTLTDVTAGHHMLKYYATNKDGTLFAQDVLDMILEGEAASGNTGHHDFTFPENIGSYKAGTVVLQPKDGKTYECKPFPYSGYCVQYSPTANQFEPGVGAHWKEAWILKN; this is encoded by the coding sequence ATGAAACTTTCTAAAATTGCGCTGGCAATGGCAACATTGACCGTTGCCTCTTCAGCGTTCGCACACGGTTATATTGAATCACCTGCCAGTCGCGCTTATATGTGTAAACTGGGGCAGAATATTGACTGTGGTACTGTGCAATATGAACCGCAGAGCGTTGAAAAAACCTCTGGTTTCCCGACCGGCGCCCTGCCACCAGACGGACAGCTCGCCAGTGCGGGTATTGCCAACTATTCTCAGCTTGATAAACAAAGCCTGAATGCGTGGACCAAAAACCCAATGACGGCTGGCCCACATCAGTTTGTATGGCACCATACTGCGCCGCATAAAACCACCAACTGGCGTTATTACATCACCAAACAAAATTGGGATCCAAATAAGCCACTGACTCGCGATCAGTTTGAATTAACCCCATTCTGTACCATTAACGGAAATAACCAGGCACCGGCAGTCACCCAGTCTATGAACTGTAATGTGCCAGAACGTACCGGTTATCAGGTTATTTATGGCGTTTGGGAAATTGCGGACACCACCAATAGCTTCTACCAGGCTATCGACGTCGACTTCGGTAACGGCGGCAACGTGACGCCAGATGAAACGCCGGCTGTTGTTTCTCAATGGAGCAAAACGCTGAGCGGTTCTATCGCCGGTAACAACCTGAATGCAGGCGACAAAGTCATTGCGCGTTTCTTCGATGCTAACGGTGAAGTTACCTCTCTGCGCACCGAAATGACTATTGCCTCCGCTGCACAAGGCGATGCTAACCAGTGGTCTTACGATATGGCGCAACTGATCAACAATACCCATAGCGATGTTCGCGTTGGCGTGAAAGATGAAGGCGGCGAAATCGCTCCGGTACATGGCGCGAACAGTGTGTTCGTTAAAGATGGCAGCACCCTGCAATCCGTTGCCATTTCTTATGAAGAGCAGAAAGCGGCGGTTAACGAAACCATCGCCGTTTCTAACATGCAGTACAGCAAAATCGAAAACGGTAACGCGACCGTAACCTTCCACGTCAACACCCAGGGTGATGTGAATTTCGAAGCGCGCGTAATGAACCATCATGGCGCAGAGAAAGGTTACCTGAAACAGGACATGAATAACGCCAACCAGGATGTCACCCTGACCCTGACTGACGTCACTGCGGGTCACCATATGCTGAAATACTATGCGACCAACAAAGACGGCACCCTGTTTGCGCAGGATGTTCTGGATATGATACTGGAAGGCGAAGCAGCGTCCGGTAACACCGGCCACCATGACTTCACTTTCCCGGAAAATATCGGTTCTTACAAAGCGGGTACCGTGGTGCTGCAGCCGAAAGACGGTAAGACCTACGAATGTAAGCCTTTCCCATACAGCGGCTACTGCGTCCAGTATTCCCCAACCGCGAACCAGTTTGAGCCAGGCGTTGGCGCTCACTGGAAAGAAGCGTGGATCCTGAAGAACTAA
- the miaE gene encoding tRNA isopentenyl-2-thiomethyl-A-37 hydroxylase MiaE, which translates to MKVRRHSLPYCFNRLLMDYPQILSPVLSFLHCPTPQAWIDQARLPQHLPLLLTDHLICELKAAQTAMLLVRKYVADKPGADALLSWLQPYEAFAFREGPEPDFMALQKQISKSVMPETDDPWGRRLIDSMVLLIKEELHHFWQVREAMQARNIPYVKITASRYAKGMLKGVRTHEPLTLIDKLICGAYIEARSCERFAALAPYLDDELQKFYLSLLRSEARHYQDYLALAQAVSRDDIAPRIRYFGEVEAALITSPDAEFRFHSGVPVAS; encoded by the coding sequence CTGAAAGTGCGGCGGCACTCGCTGCCGTACTGTTTCAACAGGTTACTCATGGACTACCCGCAAATACTCTCTCCGGTTCTCTCATTTCTGCACTGTCCGACGCCGCAAGCGTGGATTGACCAGGCGCGGCTGCCGCAGCATCTTCCTCTCTTACTCACCGACCATCTCATCTGCGAACTGAAAGCGGCGCAAACCGCGATGCTGCTGGTGCGTAAATATGTGGCGGATAAACCGGGGGCGGATGCACTGTTGAGCTGGCTACAGCCCTATGAAGCTTTTGCTTTCCGGGAAGGGCCCGAGCCAGACTTTATGGCATTACAGAAGCAGATTAGTAAAAGCGTCATGCCTGAAACGGACGATCCGTGGGGGCGGAGGCTCATCGACAGTATGGTGCTTTTGATTAAAGAAGAACTGCATCATTTCTGGCAGGTGCGTGAAGCCATGCAGGCACGCAATATTCCCTATGTGAAGATCACCGCCAGCCGCTATGCCAAAGGGATGCTAAAAGGTGTGCGCACGCACGAGCCGTTGACCTTAATCGACAAGCTCATCTGCGGAGCCTACATTGAAGCGCGTTCCTGCGAACGCTTTGCGGCTTTAGCGCCGTACCTCGACGATGAATTACAAAAATTCTATCTCTCTTTGCTGCGTTCTGAAGCGCGTCATTACCAGGATTACCTCGCGCTGGCGCAGGCGGTATCACGAGACGATATTGCGCCTCGTATTCGCTATTTCGGCGAAGTGGAAGCCGCATTAATAACATCGCCAGACGCGGAATTCCGTTTTCACAGCGGCGTTCCTGTGGCCTCTTAA
- the pyrB gene encoding aspartate carbamoyltransferase, translating to MANPLYQKHIISINDLNRDELNLVLATAAKLKANPQPELLKHKVIASCFFEASTRTRLSFETSMHRLGASVVGFSDSANTSLGKKGETLADTISVISTYVDAIVMRHPQEGAARLATEFSGNVPVLNAGDGSNQHPTQTLLDLFTIQETQGRLDNLHVAMVGDLKYGRTVHSLTQALAKFDGNRFYFIAPDALAMPQYILDMLDEKGIAWSLHASIEEVMAEVDILYMTRVQKERLDPSEYANVKAQFVLRASDLVGARENMKVLHPLPRIDEIATDVDKTPHAWYFQQAGNGIFARQALLALVLTSDLAL from the coding sequence ATGGCTAACCCGCTATATCAAAAACACATCATTTCCATAAACGACCTCAACCGCGATGAACTCAATCTGGTGCTGGCGACAGCGGCGAAATTAAAAGCGAACCCGCAGCCTGAGCTGCTGAAGCACAAGGTGATTGCCAGCTGCTTCTTTGAAGCGTCCACCCGCACCCGCCTGTCATTCGAAACCTCAATGCATCGTCTGGGCGCCAGCGTGGTCGGTTTCTCTGATAGCGCCAATACCTCCCTGGGCAAGAAAGGTGAAACGCTGGCGGATACCATCTCAGTAATCAGCACCTACGTCGACGCCATCGTTATGCGCCACCCGCAGGAAGGCGCAGCGCGCCTGGCGACCGAGTTCTCGGGCAACGTGCCGGTGCTGAACGCCGGCGACGGTTCGAACCAACACCCTACCCAGACGCTGCTGGATCTGTTCACCATTCAGGAAACCCAGGGCCGTCTGGATAATCTGCACGTGGCGATGGTTGGCGACCTGAAGTATGGCCGTACCGTTCACTCCCTGACCCAGGCCCTGGCGAAGTTTGACGGCAACCGCTTCTACTTTATCGCGCCGGACGCGCTGGCGATGCCGCAGTACATTCTGGATATGCTCGACGAAAAAGGCATCGCCTGGAGCCTGCACGCCTCAATTGAAGAGGTGATGGCGGAAGTGGATATTCTGTACATGACCCGCGTGCAGAAAGAGCGCCTGGATCCTTCTGAATACGCCAACGTGAAGGCGCAGTTTGTCCTGCGCGCCAGCGATCTGGTCGGCGCGCGTGAAAATATGAAAGTCCTGCATCCGCTGCCGCGCATTGATGAAATCGCCACTGATGTCGATAAGACGCCGCATGCCTGGTACTTTCAGCAGGCGGGTAACGGTATTTTCGCGCGCCAGGCGTTACTGGCACTGGTTCTGACTAGCGATCTGGCACTGTAA
- the treR gene encoding trehalose operon repressor TreR, giving the protein MQNRLTIKDIARLSGVGKSTVSRVLNNESGVSERTRERVEAVMNQHGFSPSRSARAMRGQSDKVVAIIVTRLDSLSENLAVQTMLPVFYEQGYDPIMMESQFSPAMVEEHLGMLSRRNIDGVVLFGFTGITEAMIAPWQASLVLLARDAKGFASVCYDDEGAINILMQRLYEQGHRQISFLGVPHSDVTTGKRRHEAYLAFCKQKKLHPVAALPGLAMKQGFDHAASVITPETTALVCATDTLALGVSKYLQEQRIDKIQLASVGNTPLMKFLHPEIVTVDPGYAEAGRQAASQLIEQINDRCGLRQIVIPSTLS; this is encoded by the coding sequence ATGCAAAATCGGCTGACCATCAAAGACATAGCCCGCTTAAGCGGCGTGGGAAAATCCACCGTTTCCCGCGTGCTGAACAACGAAAGCGGCGTGAGTGAACGCACCCGCGAACGCGTGGAAGCGGTAATGAATCAGCACGGATTTTCCCCCTCTCGTTCTGCGCGCGCCATGCGTGGGCAAAGCGATAAAGTGGTCGCCATTATTGTGACCCGTCTCGATTCACTGTCAGAAAATCTCGCCGTCCAGACCATGCTACCGGTCTTTTATGAGCAGGGTTACGATCCCATCATGATGGAAAGCCAGTTTTCCCCTGCGATGGTGGAAGAACATTTGGGAATGCTGAGCCGACGCAACATTGACGGTGTGGTGCTGTTTGGCTTTACCGGGATCACGGAGGCGATGATTGCCCCCTGGCAGGCTTCACTGGTTCTGTTGGCGCGCGATGCCAAAGGATTCGCCTCAGTCTGTTACGACGATGAAGGCGCGATTAACATCCTGATGCAGCGACTATACGAGCAGGGACACCGACAGATCAGTTTTCTTGGCGTTCCGCACAGTGACGTCACCACCGGCAAACGTCGCCATGAAGCCTATCTGGCTTTTTGCAAACAGAAAAAGCTGCACCCTGTCGCTGCCCTGCCTGGTCTGGCGATGAAACAGGGCTTCGATCATGCCGCCAGCGTCATCACCCCGGAAACCACTGCTCTGGTCTGCGCGACCGATACCCTCGCGTTGGGCGTCAGTAAATATCTGCAGGAACAACGGATCGACAAAATCCAGCTGGCAAGCGTGGGCAACACACCGCTGATGAAATTCCTCCATCCTGAAATCGTGACGGTCGATCCTGGCTACGCCGAAGCCGGACGCCAGGCGGCTTCCCAGCTGATCGAGCAGATCAACGATCGCTGCGGCCTGCGCCAGATCGTGATCCCTTCGACCCTTTCCTGA
- a CDS encoding YhcH/YjgK/YiaL family protein: MIVGNIHHLQSWLPEELRQAIEFIKANVTEATEKGKHDIDGSRLFYLISEDMTEPHEKRRAEYHARYLDIQIVLKGQEGMTFSVLPAGTPETDWLADKDIAFLPEGEQEKTVILNDGDFVVFYPGEVHKPLCAVGAPATVRKAVVKLLVE; the protein is encoded by the coding sequence ATGATCGTTGGCAATATTCACCATCTACAATCCTGGCTTCCTGAAGAGCTGCGCCAGGCCATTGAGTTCATAAAAGCAAACGTCACCGAAGCAACGGAAAAAGGGAAACATGACATTGACGGCAGCCGTCTGTTTTACCTGATTTCCGAAGACATGACCGAGCCACACGAGAAGCGCCGTGCGGAGTATCACGCGCGTTATCTTGATATCCAGATTGTCCTGAAGGGTCAGGAAGGAATGACCTTCAGCGTACTGCCTGCGGGTACGCCGGAAACGGACTGGCTGGCGGATAAAGACATCGCATTTTTACCGGAAGGTGAACAAGAGAAAACCGTCATTCTGAATGACGGTGATTTCGTCGTCTTTTATCCGGGTGAAGTCCACAAGCCGCTTTGCGCGGTCGGCGCACCGGCAACGGTACGTAAAGCCGTGGTGAAACTGCTGGTGGAGTAA
- the ridA gene encoding 2-iminobutanoate/2-iminopropanoate deaminase, whose amino-acid sequence MSKTIATENAPAAIGPYVQGVDLGSMIITSGQIPVDPKTGSVPEDVSAQARQSLENVKAIVEAAGLKVGDIVKTTVFVKDLNDFATVNATYEAFFTEHKATFPARSCVEVARLPKDVKIEIEAIAVRR is encoded by the coding sequence ATGAGCAAAACAATCGCGACGGAAAATGCACCCGCAGCTATCGGTCCATATGTTCAGGGCGTAGATCTGGGCAGCATGATCATCACTTCCGGTCAGATCCCGGTTGATCCGAAAACCGGCAGCGTACCGGAAGACGTGTCCGCTCAGGCACGTCAGTCGCTTGAAAACGTTAAAGCCATCGTTGAAGCGGCTGGCCTGAAAGTGGGCGATATCGTTAAAACGACCGTATTTGTAAAAGATCTGAACGATTTCGCCACCGTGAACGCCACTTACGAAGCCTTCTTCACCGAGCATAAGGCGACCTTCCCGGCACGCTCCTGTGTGGAAGTGGCGCGTCTGCCGAAAGACGTGAAGATTGAGATTGAAGCGATCGCCGTTCGTCGTTAA
- a CDS encoding topoisomerase II, with translation MNWTHVILAGYVGAVIAAVVGLFRKKGWLGKVSGVVVMLVAIAVWNVFDVHYLIPREKAASGQSEEQQFSDAMSSLPTMQVLKEQEPALWTQIRDQTIQMRKEGKTEQQLIDAVQPQILQVQMARLQNAPDENVIDYMKINLEQIAAVQKKGNEECFRFLFPAVKGGINPMRLIPKEIINRRMDSDVAMMRAAYGTGRHAVTDAEKQQALQDLRSVVPALAQRYGQNLQIMAEPQKGIGKEKVACDLIQDMWKDVLKLPAANAAGVIRLSVSPEMQ, from the coding sequence ATGAACTGGACACACGTCATTCTCGCAGGCTACGTTGGCGCGGTTATCGCTGCTGTCGTTGGCCTGTTTCGTAAAAAAGGTTGGCTCGGCAAAGTCTCCGGCGTAGTGGTGATGCTGGTAGCGATCGCCGTGTGGAACGTTTTTGATGTGCATTACCTGATCCCAAGGGAAAAGGCGGCCTCCGGTCAAAGCGAAGAGCAACAGTTCAGTGACGCAATGTCTTCACTGCCGACGATGCAGGTATTGAAGGAGCAAGAGCCCGCGCTGTGGACGCAGATCCGCGATCAGACAATCCAGATGCGTAAAGAAGGGAAGACGGAGCAGCAGCTCATTGATGCCGTGCAGCCGCAGATCCTCCAGGTTCAGATGGCGCGCCTGCAAAATGCGCCGGATGAAAACGTCATCGACTATATGAAAATCAATCTCGAACAAATTGCAGCGGTGCAGAAAAAAGGCAACGAGGAGTGTTTCCGTTTTCTTTTTCCGGCGGTAAAAGGCGGAATAAACCCGATGCGTCTTATCCCGAAGGAGATTATCAATCGTCGAATGGACAGTGATGTTGCGATGATGCGAGCGGCGTACGGAACAGGCCGGCACGCGGTAACGGATGCGGAAAAACAGCAGGCATTGCAGGATCTACGCAGCGTGGTTCCAGCACTGGCGCAACGCTACGGTCAGAATTTGCAAATTATGGCCGAACCGCAGAAAGGGATAGGCAAAGAGAAAGTGGCTTGCGATCTGATTCAGGACATGTGGAAGGATGTTTTGAAATTACCAGCAGCCAATGCTGCTGGCGTAATTCGACTTTCCGTCTCGCCAGAAATGCAATAA
- a CDS encoding DUF898 family protein yields the protein MQENLIKGTPPSHAFEFRGDGGSYFLICLVNSLLVLVTLGIYLPWALMKCRRYIYSNMTLNGQPFAWKVTGGDVFFSWFMLLAIYIISIVLISMDYPIAGALVIGLLLLAIPVLIVKSLQFQALMTSLNNVRFGFHCSLLKAYWTVFFLPMLMLLAWAVVFAILLQICPVESVGEIVFTVILLGLFSIFGLGTVSGVTYSRLMTLVGQGGNYGIHRFTVQVNVWHCIKSAMLALAALAPFLLVVGLIAAALIQSIAELDVSGMSESEIEALIIIEYQRQYWMCQIIYYLGIGVTVSYMIVAFRNHFLNNLQLANGQIRFRSTLTFHGMVYRMGGLYVLSAITAGLAYPLLRMWLIAWLAKNTYVVGDLDALELTDSDERVDGGVVSRLSRGIMPTFYFM from the coding sequence ATGCAGGAAAATCTTATAAAAGGGACGCCTCCGTCTCATGCCTTTGAATTTCGTGGCGATGGCGGGAGTTATTTTCTTATTTGCCTTGTCAATTCATTACTGGTTCTGGTGACGCTCGGAATATATTTACCGTGGGCATTAATGAAGTGCCGCCGCTACATTTATTCCAACATGACATTAAACGGACAGCCGTTTGCCTGGAAGGTGACCGGCGGCGATGTTTTTTTTAGTTGGTTTATGCTGCTCGCTATTTATATTATAAGTATCGTTTTGATTAGTATGGATTATCCAATAGCAGGCGCATTAGTGATCGGCTTGTTGCTCCTCGCCATTCCGGTGCTGATCGTGAAAAGCCTCCAGTTCCAGGCACTGATGACGTCGCTCAATAATGTGCGCTTCGGCTTCCACTGCTCTTTGCTGAAGGCGTACTGGACTGTCTTTTTCCTGCCGATGTTGATGCTACTGGCGTGGGCGGTCGTGTTTGCCATTCTGCTACAGATCTGCCCGGTGGAAAGCGTTGGGGAGATCGTATTCACTGTGATTTTACTGGGCCTGTTTAGCATTTTTGGGCTTGGTACCGTGAGTGGCGTGACCTACAGTCGGCTGATGACCCTTGTCGGCCAGGGCGGGAATTATGGTATCCACCGTTTTACGGTTCAGGTTAACGTCTGGCACTGTATTAAGTCGGCGATGTTAGCGCTGGCGGCACTGGCACCTTTTCTCCTGGTCGTGGGGTTAATTGCAGCTGCATTAATTCAGTCGATAGCGGAACTTGACGTATCGGGTATGTCGGAAAGCGAGATTGAAGCGTTGATTATAATTGAATATCAGCGCCAGTACTGGATGTGCCAGATTATTTATTATCTGGGTATTGGGGTAACCGTCAGTTATATGATCGTGGCGTTCCGCAATCATTTCCTCAATAACCTGCAGTTAGCGAATGGTCAAATTCGTTTTCGTTCAACGCTGACGTTTCACGGCATGGTTTATCGCATGGGCGGTCTGTATGTCCTTTCGGCGATCACGGCCGGTCTGGCGTATCCGCTGCTAAGAATGTGGCTGATTGCCTGGCTGGCGAAAAATACTTACGTGGTGGGCGATCTGGATGCGCTGGAATTGACGGACAGTGATGAACGCGTTGACGGTGGTGTGGTATCTCGTCTGTCTCGCGGCATCATGCCAACGTTCTATTTTATGTAA
- a CDS encoding ArgR family transcriptional regulator yields MKDYDDYSAKEQQQLAVCQRLISGKSYLSQEEIRRDMQDHGFVSISQSSVSRLLKLLGVIKIRNSKGQKIYSVNPHLHPAPDAARSVAEMVVSVEHNSEFILIHTVAGYGSAVARILDYHAMPEILGVVAGSNIVWVAPRVIQRTGLVHKRINYLLRMN; encoded by the coding sequence ATGAAGGATTATGATGATTACTCCGCCAAAGAGCAGCAGCAACTGGCGGTTTGTCAGCGCCTGATTAGCGGAAAAAGTTACCTCTCTCAGGAAGAGATACGCCGGGATATGCAAGATCATGGTTTTGTCAGTATTAGCCAGTCGTCGGTGTCACGACTGCTGAAGCTGCTTGGCGTCATAAAAATTCGTAATTCGAAAGGACAAAAGATTTATTCCGTGAATCCGCATTTACATCCCGCGCCGGATGCCGCCCGTTCGGTGGCGGAAATGGTGGTAAGCGTGGAGCATAACAGCGAGTTTATCCTTATCCATACCGTGGCTGGATACGGCAGCGCAGTCGCCAGAATTCTGGACTATCACGCGATGCCTGAGATTCTTGGTGTGGTAGCAGGTAGCAATATCGTCTGGGTCGCACCAAGGGTGATACAGCGAACCGGCCTGGTCCACAAAAGGATTAATTACTTACTAAGAATGAATTAA
- the argF gene encoding ornithine carbamoyltransferase, protein MSGFYQKHFLKLLDFTSAELTALVQLAAKLKADKKNGKEEQKLTGKNIALIFEKDSTRTRCSFEVAAYDQGARVTYLGSSGSQIGHKESIKDTARVLGRMYDGIQYRGYGQEIVETLAEYSGVPVWNGLTDEFHPTQLLADLLTMQEHLPGKAFNEMTLVYTGDARNNMGNSMLEAAALTGLDLRLVAPKACWPEAALVAECSAMAKKNGGAITLTEDIAAGVKGADFIYTDVWVSMGEPKEKWAERIALLRDYQVNSQMMTLTGNPQVKFLHCLPAFHDDQTTLGKKMAAEYGLHGGMEVTDEVFESAASIVFDQAENRMHTIKAVMVATLAQ, encoded by the coding sequence ATGTCAGGTTTTTATCAGAAGCATTTTTTGAAGTTACTCGATTTCACCTCTGCTGAACTCACCGCGCTGGTGCAACTCGCCGCCAAACTGAAAGCCGATAAAAAAAACGGCAAAGAAGAACAAAAACTTACTGGTAAAAACATCGCGCTCATCTTCGAAAAAGACTCGACCCGTACACGATGCTCTTTCGAAGTTGCCGCTTACGACCAGGGTGCTCGCGTTACCTATCTCGGATCCAGCGGTAGCCAGATTGGGCATAAAGAATCAATTAAAGACACGGCCCGCGTGCTGGGCCGTATGTATGACGGCATTCAGTATCGCGGCTATGGCCAGGAGATTGTGGAAACGCTGGCTGAATATTCCGGCGTTCCGGTATGGAACGGCTTAACCGACGAGTTCCACCCGACCCAACTGCTGGCGGATCTGCTAACGATGCAGGAGCATTTACCGGGCAAAGCGTTCAACGAAATGACGCTGGTTTACACCGGCGATGCGCGTAACAACATGGGCAACTCGATGCTGGAAGCCGCGGCGCTGACCGGTCTGGACCTGCGCCTGGTAGCCCCTAAAGCCTGCTGGCCAGAAGCCGCGCTGGTGGCGGAATGTAGCGCAATGGCGAAGAAAAACGGGGGGGCGATTACGTTAACGGAAGATATCGCCGCCGGCGTTAAGGGCGCGGACTTTATCTATACCGATGTCTGGGTGTCGATGGGTGAGCCAAAAGAAAAATGGGCGGAACGGATCGCCCTGCTGCGCGATTATCAGGTAAACAGCCAGATGATGACGCTGACTGGTAACCCGCAGGTGAAGTTTCTGCACTGCCTGCCCGCGTTCCATGATGACCAGACGACACTTGGTAAAAAGATGGCGGCGGAATATGGCCTGCACGGCGGAATGGAAGTGACCGATGAGGTCTTTGAATCGGCGGCCAGCATCGTGTTCGACCAGGCCGAGAACCGGATGCACACCATTAAAGCGGTGATGGTGGCGACGTTAGCTCAGTGA
- the pyrL gene encoding pyr operon leader peptide — protein MVQCVRHSVLPRLKTDAGLPFFFPLLTYSQPLN, from the coding sequence ATGGTCCAGTGTGTACGACATTCTGTCTTACCGCGTCTGAAAACAGACGCTGGCCTGCCGTTTTTCTTTCCGTTGCTCACCTATTCCCAGCCCCTCAATTGA